The following coding sequences lie in one Synechococcus sp. PCC 7336 genomic window:
- a CDS encoding 2Fe-2S iron-sulfur cluster-binding protein: protein MSADTHTVRIYHRQTDRHYTVEVPRDRYILQTAEEQGAELPFSCRNGACTACAVRIQSGEVFQPEAMGLSRDLKAQGYALLCVSYARSELEVETQAEDEVYELQFGRYFGKGRVRAGLPLDEE from the coding sequence ATGTCTGCCGATACCCATACCGTCCGCATTTACCATCGCCAAACCGATCGCCATTACACCGTTGAAGTGCCGCGCGATCGCTATATTTTGCAGACTGCAGAGGAGCAAGGGGCAGAACTGCCCTTTTCCTGTCGGAATGGAGCCTGTACCGCCTGTGCTGTGCGCATTCAGTCTGGAGAAGTATTTCAGCCAGAAGCAATGGGACTCTCCCGCGACTTAAAGGCGCAGGGATACGCGCTACTCTGCGTCAGCTATGCGCGCTCCGAGCTGGAGGTGGAAACCCAGGCTGAAGACGAAGTCTACGAACTGCAATTCGGGCGCTATTTCGGCAAAGGTAGAGTGCGAGCGGGGTTACCCCTCGACGAGGAATAG
- the psbM gene encoding photosystem II reaction center protein PsbM, giving the protein METNYLGLLGFILVVFVPAIFLVILYVQTASQGK; this is encoded by the coding sequence ATGGAAACCAATTATCTGGGCCTGCTGGGGTTTATCTTGGTAGTCTTCGTGCCCGCCATTTTCTTAGTCATTCTCTACGTCCAAACTGCAAGTCAGGGCAAGTAG